One Thunnus albacares chromosome 12, fThuAlb1.1, whole genome shotgun sequence genomic region harbors:
- the LOC122993393 gene encoding tetratricopeptide repeat protein 39C-like codes for MADPAEPARGSSEEEKPDRINDAELALKGINMLLNNGFKESDELFKAYRNYSPLMSFGASFVSFLNAMMTFEEEKMQMAFEDLKATERLCESENTGVIETIKNKIKRSMDSQRSGVAAVDRLQRQIIIADCQVYLAVLSFIKQELSAYIKGGWILRKAWKMYNKCYSDITHLQEGSRRRASEQQVMPSPSLSSSSDPLQHHRSSSPGPSPSQRLDSISPEVLDRLKGSVSFGYGLFHLCISMVPPHLLKIVNLLGFPGDRLQGLSALTYASESKDMKAPLATLALLWYHTVVQPFFALDGTDTQAGLLEAKSILQQREASYPNSSLFTFFKGRVQRLECEISSALTSFSDALDLASDQREIQHVCLYEIGWCSMIEMNYREAYKAFERLKTESRWSQCYYAYLTGVCQGATGDLEGAVAVFKDVQKLFKRKNNQIELFSLKRAEKLRSTCLSKELCILAVIEILYLWKALPNCSTAKLQTMTQVLQKIGDASSTGLKNLLLGAISKCLHNTKDAIQYFHLAARDEVGRLSNSYVQPYSCYELGCVLLNSPESAARGRMLMLQAKEDYGGYDFENRLHVRIHSALASVKAAAQP; via the exons ATGGCGGACCCGGCGGAACCAGCCCGGGGGAGCTCGGAGGAGGAGAAGCCGGACCGTATAAACGACGCAGAGCTGGCTCTGAAAGGAATCAATATGCTTCTCAACAACGGATTCAAGGAGAGCGACGAGCTCTTCAAAGCATACAG GAACTATAGTCCTTTGATGAGTTTCGGGGccagttttgtgagttttctg AATGCCATGATGACAtttgaagaagagaaaatgCAGATGGCCTTTGAGGACCTCAAAGCTACAGAGAGGCTGTGTGAGAGTGAAAACACTGGTGTCATTGAAACCATCAAAAACAAGATCAAGAGGAGT ATGGATTCTCAGAGGTCAGGGGTGGCTGCAGTTGACCGACTCCAGAGGCAGATCATCATTGCAGACTGCCAGGTTTACCTTGCAGTGCTGTCTTTCATCAAACAAGAGCTGTCAG CATACATCAAAGGAGGCTGGATCCTCCGTAAAGCCTGGAAAATGTACAACAAATGTTACAGCGACATCACACATCTGCAGGAGGGCAGCAGAAGGAGGGCATCAGAACAACAGGTGATGCCTTCCCCATCTCTGTCATCCTCCTCCGACCCGTTGCAACACCACCGCTCCTCTTCACCCGGGCCAAGCCCATCTCAGAGACTGGACAGTATCAGCCCCGAGGTGCTGGATCGGCTAAAAGGTTCGGTCAGCTTTGGTTACGGCCTCTTTCACCTCTGCATTTCGATGGTGCCGCCGCACCTACTGAAGATTGTCAACCTGCTGGGTTTCCCTGGTGACCGTCTTCAAGGCCTGTCAGCGCTCACGTATGCCAGCGAGAGCAAGGACATGAAGGCCCCCTTAGCTAC CTTGGCCCTCTTGTGGTACCACACGGTGGTGCAGCCCTTCTTTGCTCTGGatggcacagacacacaggcaggcCTATTGGAAGCCAAATCCATTCTTCAACAAAGAGAGGCTTCTTATCCAAACTCCTCTCTCTTCACGTTCTTCAAAGGCAGAGTCCAACGCCTTGAG TGCGAGATCAGTAGTGCCTTGACGTCCTTCAGTGATGCCTTAGATCTGGCCTCTGACCAGAGGGAGATTCAGCACGTGTGTTTATATGAAATAG GTTGGTGCAGCATGATTGAAATGAACTACAGAGAAGCCTACAAGGCCTTTGAGCGACTGAAGACAGAGTCTCGCTGGTCCCAGTGCTACTACGCCTATTTAACCGGAG TGTGCCAAGGAGCCACAGGTGATCTGGAGGGAGCTGTCGCAGTTTTCAAGGATGTTCAAAAACTATTCAAGCGCAAGAATAATCAGATAGAGTTGTTCTCCTTGAAGAGG GCTGAGAAGCTAAGGAGCACCTGTCTATCCAAAGAACTGTGTATCCTAGCGGTGATTGAGATTCTTTATTTGTGGAAAGCTCTGCCAAACTGCTCCACTGCCAAGCTGCAGACAATGACACAAG TCCTGCAGAAGATCGGGGATGCCTCAAGCACAGGCCTGAAAAACCTGCTTCTTGGTGCCATAAGCAAATGTCTTCATAATACCAAAGATGCCATTCAG tatttccatCTGGCTGCACGGGACGAGGTGGGCCGTCTGAGCAACTCTTATGTGCAGCCGTACTCCTGCTATGAATTGGGCTGTGTGCTACTGAACAGCCCAGAG TCTGCAGCGAGGGGCCGAATGCTAATGCTTCAGGCCAAG GAGGACTACGGCGGCTACGACTTTGAGAACAGGCTCCATGTTCGTATTCATTCAGCTCTCGCCTCAGTGAAAGCTGCTGCTCAACCTTGA